In the genome of Bordetella avium, the window GGCATGCTGGGCGCCGTGGGTCTGGTCTCGCTGATGGGCATGTCCAACGACGTGTATTTCCAGGTGGGGATGGTGACCGTGATCGGGCTGGCGGCCAAGAACGCCATTCTGATCATCGAGTTTGCCAAGGACCACTATGCCCGCGGCAATGGTCTGTACGAGTCGGCAGTGGAGGCGGCACGTCTGCGATTCCGACCCATTCTGATGACGTCGATGGCTTTCATTCTGGGTGTGCTGCCGCTTGCGTTGGCCACCGGCGCCAGCGCCGCCAGCCAGCGAGCTGTCGGTTTGGGGGTGTTGGGCGGGATGCTTGCCGCGACGCCGTTTGCCGTGATCTTTGTGCCTAGCTTCTTCGTGGTGGTCATGACCCTGGTCAAGACCCGTCCGCGCCTGCTGGGCGCCGAACTTCGCGCTTTCCAGGCCGAGCAGGCTGCCAAGAAGGCCGAAGAGGAAAAACAAGCCGGCCAGACTGGCACGACTCAAAACCAAGGCAGTCAGGAGAATAAGGAATGACGGCCCTGATGCTTAAACGCGGCGCCCTGATGGCGCTGCTGGCGGCCGGCCTGGCCGGCTGCTCGCTTGCCCCGGATTATCATCGTCCGCAGGCGCCGGTGTCGGCCAATTGGCCGGACCAGCCCAAAATCCATTACGGCGCTTACAGCCGGCCTTCGGAGTTGGGTTCGCAGCCTGCGGCTGCGGTCGCACCGCAGTCCGGCGTTGCCGCCGCCGACATCGGCTGGCGCAATGTGTTTCTCGATCCGCGCCTTCAGGCCTTGATCGGGCTGGCGTTGAACAACAGCCGAGATCTGCGTGTGGCGGTGCTGCGCGTCGAAGAAGCGCGAGCCCAATATGGCATCCAGCGCGGCGCACAATGGCCATCGATCGGTGTGGGCGCGCAGGGCACCCGTCAGCATTTGCCGCGCAATATGCGTGCGGGCGGACCCGATTCCTCGTCTATCAGCAGCCAATATCAGGCCGGCATAGGCCTGACCACGTTCGAGATCGATCTGTTCGGCCGTCTGCGCAGCTTGTCTGAGGCGGCATATCAGCAGTATCTGTCCACCGAGCAGGCGCAGCGCGCGGTGCAGATCACGCTGGTGGGCGCAGTGGCGCAGGCGTACTTCAATCTGCGCGCAGCAGAGGTGCAGCTCGATCTGGTGCGCAAGACGCTGCAATCTCGTCAGGAGTCTTACAACCTCGTCAAAACCCGTTTTGACGGGGGCGTGGCTTCCGAGTTGGATCTGAATCAGGCCAAGTCGCTGTTGGATTCGGCCTCGGCCGATCTGGCGCAACTGGCCCGCTCCCAGGCCCAGGCCACTAACGCCCTGACCGTGCTGCTAGGCGTGGCGACGCTGCCGGCAGATTTGCCGGCGCCAGCGCCTTTTGGCCGTGACCAGATGCTGGCCACGGTGCCGGCCGGCCTGCCTTCCGATTTGCTAGAGCGCCGGCCCGATATCCTGGCCGCCGAGCATCAACTGCTTTCGGCCAATGCCAATATCGGCGCGGCGCGGGCGGCTTTTTTTCCGACAATCTCGCTGACTGGTTTATTGGGGGCCGCCAGCCCCTCTCTGGGCAACCTCTTCAAGGGCGGACAGGGCTATTGGAGTTTTTCGCCGCAACTGAGCATGCCGCTGTTCTCGGGCGGCAGCATTGTCGAGGGTCTGAATCTGGCGAAGGCTCGCGACAATATCGCCGTGGCGCAATATGAGCAGACCATTCAGCAGGCTTTCCGGGAAGTGTCGGATGCGCTGGCTGGCGAGGCGACATATAGCGCCCAGTTGGAAGCGCAGCGGGGTCTGGAGGCCTCATCGGCGCGCACGCTGGAATTGTCTAATCTGCGCTACGTGAATGGCGTGGACAGCTATCTTCAGGTGCAGACGTCCCAGGTGGACTTCTTCAATGCCCAGATCGCCCTGGTGCAGACTGGCTTGGCCTCGCTCATCAACCGCGTCGAGCTTTATAAAGCGCTCGGCGGCGGATGGGTGGAGAATACGGCGCTTACCCAGGCTCAACCTAATACCAGCCAAGCAAAATGATTGAACTCGGCATCAATATTGATCATGTGGCTACGCTGCGTCAGCAGCGCCACACGGCCTACCCGGATCCTTTAGCGGCGGCGGTGCGCGCCGAAGACGCCGGCGCGGATCTGATCACCCTGCATTTGCGCGAAGACCGTCGTCATATCCAGGATGCGGATGTTTACGCCATCCGCCCGCGTTTGCGCACGCGCATGAATCTCGAGTGTGCGCTGACGCCGGAAATGCTGGAGATCGCCTGCGCGGTCAAGCCCAGCGATGTCTGCCTGGTGCCGGAAAAGCGCGCCGAACTGACGACCGAAGGCGGGCTGGATGTGTTGGGGCAGTTCGATGCGGTAGCCGATGCCGTGGCGCTGCTGACCGAGGCAGGCATCCGCGTATCGCTGTTCATCGACCCGGATGCGGCCCAGATCGAGGCGGCTGCCCGAGCCCAGGCGCCGGTCATTGAGTTGCACACAGGCGCTTACGCCGAGGCGGAGGGTGAGCTTGCCGAGCGCGAGCTCGAGCGTATCCGTGCGGCCGTCGATGTGGGGCTGCTTCATGGGCTGCGTGTGAACGCGGGTCACGGTCTGCATTATGGCAATGTGCAAGCGGTGGCCGCCATCGATGGTATTTCCGAACTCAATATCGGTCACGCCATCGTGGCCCAGGCCGTCTTTGACGGCTGGGAAAAAGCAATCCGCGATATGAAGGCCTTGATGATCCAGGCGCGCGCGCGCTGAGCGGTTGCCGCCAGAGAAAAGGCCGCCTATCGAGGCGGCCTTTTCTCTGGCGGGCGCTCGCGTATGATTTCGCTATTGGGGCGCTTTCGGGCGTCAGCCTTATCAGGGTGTCGTGATGCTTACTGTTCCCACCGCGGGCGCCATTGCCGGTATTGGTTTGGACTTGATTCGTATCGAGCGTATCGCGCATGCGCTGGAGCGTCATGGCGAGCGATTCGCCCGGAAAGTTCTGGGGGAGCAGGAAATGGAAAAATTCCTTGCTCGCAGCGCTCGCGACACGGTGCGCGGCATACGTTTTCTGGCTACCCGCTTTGCAGCCAAAGAAGCCTTTTCCAAAGCCATCGGTCTGGGGATGCGCATGCCCATGACCTGGACGCGGGTGCAAACGTTGAATGCGCCCGGGGGGCGGCCGTTGTTGGTGATCGATCAGGCTTTACGCCCCTGGTATGACGAACGCTTTGGGGCGGCCTATGTATCCATTACCGACGAGTCGGATATGGCGGCCGCTTATGTCATCGTCGAGGCGCGGCCCCTGTTGGCTGCGCCCGCCATCTCTTGAAAAACTATCTATGTCGAAGTCCAGAAAGCCTTCTTTACTTCCTCCGGGTCCTGTCATGGTTGACGTGGCAGGCGGGCAGCTCACCGAGCAGGAAAAACAGCGCTTGCGTCATCCGCTGGTGGGTGGCGTGATTCTGTTCGCACGCAATTTCGAAAACCGCGCCCAATTGACTGCGCTCACACAGGATATTCATGCGGCGCGGGGCGAACCTTTGCTGATCGCGGTCGATCACGAGGGCGGGCGGGTGCAGCGTTTCCGCGAAGACGGCTTCACCGCGCTGCCGGCTATGCGTACCCTGGGCGAGGTCTGGGACCGCGATCCGCTGGCCGCCATGCAATTGGCCACACAGACCGGCTATGTGCTGGCGGCAGAGTTACGCGCCTGCGGTGTGGACATGAGTTTTACGCCCGTCCTGGATCTGGATTATGGGGTGAGCAAGGTGATCGGCAATCGTGCTTTTCATGCCGATCCGCGTGTGGTGGCCATGCTGGCGCGCGCCCTGGTTCAAGGCCTGGCTTTGACGGGTATGGCGGCTTGCGGCAAGCATTTTCCTGGGCACGGCTATGTCGAGGCGGATTCGCATCATGAAATTCCGGTCGATACCCGCACACTGGCCGACATCCTGAAGGATGATGCCGCGCCTTATGGCTGGCTGGGTGACCAGATTCTGCCATCGGTGATGCCTGCGCATGTGATCTACCCCGAAGTTGACAGCCAGCCTGCCGGTTTTTCGCGCCGCTGGGTGAGCGAGATTTTGCGTGGACAGTTGGGCTACGACGGTGTGGTGTTTTCGGATGATCTGACGATGGAGGGGGCATCGGTGGCCGGCGATATTCTGGCACGCGCGCAGGCCGCGCTGTCGGCAGGCTGCGACATGGTGCTGGTCTGCAATCGCCCTGATCTGGCCGACGACTTGCTGGAGCGTTTGAGTTTCACGCCGCCGGCCGTGGACCGCATCCGCCGTTTGATGCCGGCTTATGCCGCACCTGATTGGGACAGCCTGCAAGCCGATTCGCGCTATCAACATGCCCGACGAATTCAATCTCAAATCATTTCTGGCTGATCTGCCGCATCTTCCCGGCGTTTACCGGCATCTGGATGCCGCCGGGGAGGTGATGTATGTCGGCAAGGCTCGCGATCTGAAAAAGCGCGTGTCCTCATACTTCCAGAAAACGCTGGCGAGCCCGCGCATTGCCCAAATGGTGTCCAAGGTGGTGCGCCTGGAGGTGACGGTCACGCGTTCGGAAGCCGAGGCGCTGATTCTTGAAAATAATCTGATCAAGAGTCTGCGCCCCCGCTACAACATTCTGTTCCGCGACGACAAGTCATATCCCTATTTGCTGATTACCGCTCACGAGTGGCCGCGTATCGCCTATTACCGTGGCTCCACCAGCAAGCGGGGCCAGTATTTCGGCCCCTATCCCAATAGCTGGGCCGTGCGCGAGACGATACAGATTCTGCAAAAGGTTTTTCGCTTGCGGACCTGCGAAGACACGGTGTTCGCCAATCGTTCGCGGCCCTGTCTGCTGTACCAGATCGGCCGCTGTTCGGGGCCCTGTGTCCAGGCGATCGATGCTGAGGATTACCGGCGTGATGTGCAGCGCGCCGCACGTTTTCTCAATGGCGAGGCGCGCGAGGTCATGGATGAAATCGAGGCTCGCATGCAGCAGGCCTCGGGCGAGCTGCGCTTTGAAGAGGCTGCGGTGCTGCGCGACCAGATGGGCTCGCTCTCCAAGG includes:
- a CDS encoding efflux transporter outer membrane subunit; translated protein: MTALMLKRGALMALLAAGLAGCSLAPDYHRPQAPVSANWPDQPKIHYGAYSRPSELGSQPAAAVAPQSGVAAADIGWRNVFLDPRLQALIGLALNNSRDLRVAVLRVEEARAQYGIQRGAQWPSIGVGAQGTRQHLPRNMRAGGPDSSSISSQYQAGIGLTTFEIDLFGRLRSLSEAAYQQYLSTEQAQRAVQITLVGAVAQAYFNLRAAEVQLDLVRKTLQSRQESYNLVKTRFDGGVASELDLNQAKSLLDSASADLAQLARSQAQATNALTVLLGVATLPADLPAPAPFGRDQMLATVPAGLPSDLLERRPDILAAEHQLLSANANIGAARAAFFPTISLTGLLGAASPSLGNLFKGGQGYWSFSPQLSMPLFSGGSIVEGLNLAKARDNIAVAQYEQTIQQAFREVSDALAGEATYSAQLEAQRGLEASSARTLELSNLRYVNGVDSYLQVQTSQVDFFNAQIALVQTGLASLINRVELYKALGGGWVENTALTQAQPNTSQAK
- the pdxJ gene encoding pyridoxine 5'-phosphate synthase; this translates as MIELGINIDHVATLRQQRHTAYPDPLAAAVRAEDAGADLITLHLREDRRHIQDADVYAIRPRLRTRMNLECALTPEMLEIACAVKPSDVCLVPEKRAELTTEGGLDVLGQFDAVADAVALLTEAGIRVSLFIDPDAAQIEAAARAQAPVIELHTGAYAEAEGELAERELERIRAAVDVGLLHGLRVNAGHGLHYGNVQAVAAIDGISELNIGHAIVAQAVFDGWEKAIRDMKALMIQARAR
- the acpS gene encoding holo-ACP synthase; translation: MLTVPTAGAIAGIGLDLIRIERIAHALERHGERFARKVLGEQEMEKFLARSARDTVRGIRFLATRFAAKEAFSKAIGLGMRMPMTWTRVQTLNAPGGRPLLVIDQALRPWYDERFGAAYVSITDESDMAAAYVIVEARPLLAAPAIS
- the nagZ gene encoding beta-N-acetylhexosaminidase, which codes for MSKSRKPSLLPPGPVMVDVAGGQLTEQEKQRLRHPLVGGVILFARNFENRAQLTALTQDIHAARGEPLLIAVDHEGGRVQRFREDGFTALPAMRTLGEVWDRDPLAAMQLATQTGYVLAAELRACGVDMSFTPVLDLDYGVSKVIGNRAFHADPRVVAMLARALVQGLALTGMAACGKHFPGHGYVEADSHHEIPVDTRTLADILKDDAAPYGWLGDQILPSVMPAHVIYPEVDSQPAGFSRRWVSEILRGQLGYDGVVFSDDLTMEGASVAGDILARAQAALSAGCDMVLVCNRPDLADDLLERLSFTPPAVDRIRRLMPAYAAPDWDSLQADSRYQHARRIQSQIISG